TGAAAGTTGTACCTAAGACAAGTttgtaaaagagaaaacatacaTTAAAGATGTTATTATTCATACACcaatttattaatgttttagacaataacatttcttttatatattacattatttcttacctatcaaatttctttttttcttctcagtttctttcacttaattacATAACTagttatatgttttaaaataaagtttgtgtTATTGTGCACATAATATTTccagaaaataaaacataaatagaactTTTTATGATATTGGTTTCATACAACAGTTTTAATCCATTACATTAATAATAAGACCTTTTTTAGTATACACAAATTTTTAccacttttatcttttaagtgatcgtttatttaaatttaattattttttaaattaaaatagttattttatcatcttattctttaaataactgtttattaaaatttaaccattttttaaaaataaaataatttcttaaaaaaaaagatacacGTGTTAGTATCTAAAGTATTACTTCGATAAATCATTCATCAACTCATCACGATATTTAGCAGGGCTTTCATTTTTGTTAACGAATTTATTGACAAACGCATTGTTAATTTTTCAAGTGAATACTCTTAACAAACAAACATAAGAGATTAGCTATTACTTGTCATGTCAAGTTGTAAACAAAATAACAACTGAGCGTATCCCTTAACATGTTAATTTCGTAAAGTATTTCtattatagaagaaaaaaaaaactaaaagacaAATCTTATTTGAAgtactaatttttaatttgaaaaatagaaactgATGTACACCTTAAAACACCAAAAGACTATTCAaccaaatacaaataatttgcAGGTATAGATATCAGCATTCCCACACAagtagaaaagaaaagacaCATTTAGTATAGCCCAATTCGCCTTTCTACACCTAATTTAATGGTCTCTTACTACCCTTTTAGTTCCTTTAACCATGAGATGCCAAACACACCCACTTCACCCGTGTACTACATAGGATTAGAAACTTCTCTATACATACCACaatgacaaaatatatttaatgatataaaatgatatttagaaGACCAGAGAAACAAGCTCATTGGAGGCATTGTCCGGTACAAGTTATGAGCAATGCCAGCCTGTCgttcactttgaatcacaagTATATATAATTccattttcctttgtttttgtGATTATAGGAAAATAGAGAAAGTAAGGTGAAACCATGAAAATAAGACAGGGGTGATGTTAAAGTATAACAGTTGAGCTGTACAGGAAGCTTGAGGAGTTAACAATGTATCAtgtatcttcttcttcttcactccTCAGACCCTACCTTTATCTCCAAAAGCCTCTCCACTGGTTGTCTGCAAATTGGGCATCTATTTGACTGGAACCTCAAAACCTTCGCACATCCACTACACATACACTGAAAATAGAAAACGAATTCAAGGTCTCAAGTaacaaataattagtttttaacatttaaattaggCTAAACGATCACGACTTTGCGAAGAGCCCAGGACTGAAAAGTGACAGACTGCTGATCATAGTAATTCTATCAacaaatcaaagaaaaattcaTTCAGAAAGGGAAGCTGTAAATACCATATGGCGGCAGGGATGAACAATTGTATCCCGAGGCTCCGACAAACAGATGACACATTCTTTTCCTTGGTCACTCTCATCCAAGTCAGCTTCTGTTGAATTTCCAATGCCATATATCTCCTGCAGCTCATACCTCATTCCATTCACCCACAAGATCTGCTTAATAACTTTCACCCGGAACTCTCCTTTCTCCTTCTCAAACACTGCTTGGGTAATCTGTGAGTTTGTGTTACCAGATGCTGGAGTTCTATCCGACTCATCATGATTACCAGGGGAAGCATCTGCCTTTACTGCTAGAGGGTACACATCCATATCACCCACTTTCAGTAACTCGGATTCctcaaaaacagaaaaatcaaTACCAGTTCCAGATGGCTGCCTAAACTTCTGGCCAAGACCTTGCTCAAAATTCACTGTCACTGGAGCAGGATTGTTTTCCTTCACAGGTGTGAGGATGGAGTCTTCACCTTCTTTTGCAAAGAAATAAATGGTGACGCTGTAAATCAGATAAAAAGAAACACTACCTTTAGAACAAGtacatgaataataattatagtacAAAATATTCACACGCATAACCATCGATGACAACTGCCCCCTTCCACCCTGCCTAATGTCACAAATGCGCATTAGCCTTTACAAGCCCTAAATATCAAACATGTAGCAAAATTTGGGCCCATAAGCTCCACAATACTCCAAATCTGAGTATAGAAATAAAACTACTTATACTAATAGTGACATTTTCACGAGTTTAAAGTTTCTTATGGAACATTGGTAAGAACTAAGAAGCATAAGCGAAATATGCATTAAATTAACCACTCATATcttacagaaaaataaaaaaggtaatgTTTCCTACaaccataattttaaaattgcaaTAAATGGAAGTAGCACCTCAGTCTTCCAT
This sequence is a window from Vigna angularis cultivar LongXiaoDou No.4 chromosome 2, ASM1680809v1, whole genome shotgun sequence. Protein-coding genes within it:
- the LOC108329703 gene encoding probable E3 ubiquitin-protein ligase LOG2 → MGNVSSGGANHRRRHSGALRRSHPPPPPPVTPQPEIAANPFVYQGAAPYPNPTLHYPQYHYPGYYPPAPPMPHQHHHLQHQHHHPQNQHQHHLHMDPAWIPGRYPCGPVMPNPAPFVEHQKAVTIRNDVNIRKESLRLEPDEGNSSHFLISFSFDATVSGSVTIYFFAKEGEDSILTPVKENNPAPVTVNFEQGLGQKFRQPSGTGIDFSVFEESELLKVGDMDVYPLAVKADASPGNHDESDRTPASGNTNSQITQAVFEKEKGEFRVKVIKQILWVNGMRYELQEIYGIGNSTEADLDESDQGKECVICLSEPRDTIVHPCRHMCMCSGCAKVLRFQSNRCPICRQPVERLLEIKVGSEE